The nucleotide sequence CAAATTGCGGTCAAAAAAGATGGGGTAGTATTCGGGAAAAAGCCCCATCAAGTCAAAATCAGTCCTCAATTTTATCAGTTCCATTTGGAACCTAAAGCGATGACTACAGATTGGGTAAATACGGTTGCAAGGCGTCTTTAGTAACCGCAATATTACAAGCTAACGCAATTTGTTCTTTTTCAATAATGCCAACAACTTGACGGGGCTGTTCACGAGTCACAACGGGTAACTGGGGTAAATCTCGCGCGGCCATGCGTTCTAAAGCTGCTTTTACAGGTTCATCTTCATAGGCGCAGAGGATTTCGGTTGTACAAACGGCCTTTAAGTTTTGCTGTCCTAACGCTAAAGATTCCTCCTGATTTGTGGCTTGAAAAATTGACCGACGGATATCTGTAACCGTTACTAATCCCGCTAATTGAGAGGTTTCATCTAAGATTAAAGCCGTATGACAATTGAGACGTACCATCACCGCACCCGCCTCTAAAATAGGCATTGAACAAGGAAGAGTTAAATAAGATTGACCCATGACTTCAGAAATCCGAATGGTTTGTAAGACTTCTAACTCATTGGGTCGTTCTAAATAAACCCCCATTTGTTGTAAATTTAATCCCGAATCTGATTGATTAGATTGCACCACATCGACAATTAAAACACTCACGCCCACCGCCGCCATTAACGGTAAAATAATTAAATAATTTTGTGTCATTTCAAATAACAATAAAATCGCCGTTAATGGTGCTCGCACACTTGCCGCTAATACGGCCGCCATTCCCACCATTGCATAAGCGGCTGGGGGTGCAATATCGGGTAAAAAGGGGTGTAATAAACCGGCTAAGGCTTGTCCATAGGTCGCGCCTAATGTTGCTCCAATAAACATCGCTGGCGCAAAAATTCCCCCGACTAATCCACTCCCTAAACTGACAGAAGTGGCAATAATTTTCAGAATTAATAAAATCATTAATAAATCTAAAGAAAATTGCCCTTCCTCTAATAAAGCTTGAATGGTTCCATAACCAGGCCCTAGAATATGGGGAAATTGAATCGCAATCATCCCGACAAATAATCCCCCTAACATCGGATGAACGGTGCGAGGAATTTTAGTTAAAAATAGGAAAGCGGGAATTTCGCCTCGAAAACAACGTTGAGAAAATTTAATCGCTTGGGTATAAGCTAAGGAAACAAAACTGGCTAAACATCCTAATCCTAAATAAAGTAATAATTCCCAATTGCTTCGGACTTCATAAATGGGAGGAGAAAAAGCTGGATGGTCACCCAAAACAATCCGAGCAACCACAGAAGAAACCACCGAAGCTAATAAGACTAAACCGACACCTGAAGCCGCAAAACTTGTGCCTAAAATCACTTCTAAGGCAAAGAAAACTCCCGCAATGGGGGCATTAAATCCCGCAGCTAATCCGGCGGCGGCTCCGGCTCCTAATAAT is from Planktothrix sp. FACHB-1365 and encodes:
- a CDS encoding chloride channel protein is translated as MTTTLPNNEGVLPQQTELASVSVSDRLTSLLNRLQPPPQFLILMFALLIGGGTGLVMVLFHKLVELFQRLTLEDFMGLMMPLGLWTIALIPPLGGLIVGLIRCRYQEFFGEGISSLINTQRIQIISPLRPFIKLLAAAISLGSGASLGPEGPSVEVGANLGAILGQIFQVSKERYRLLLGAGAAAGLAAGFNAPIAGVFFALEVILGTSFAASGVGLVLLASVVSSVVARIVLGDHPAFSPPIYEVRSNWELLLYLGLGCLASFVSLAYTQAIKFSQRCFRGEIPAFLFLTKIPRTVHPMLGGLFVGMIAIQFPHILGPGYGTIQALLEEGQFSLDLLMILLILKIIATSVSLGSGLVGGIFAPAMFIGATLGATYGQALAGLLHPFLPDIAPPAAYAMVGMAAVLAASVRAPLTAILLLFEMTQNYLIILPLMAAVGVSVLIVDVVQSNQSDSGLNLQQMGVYLERPNELEVLQTIRISEVMGQSYLTLPCSMPILEAGAVMVRLNCHTALILDETSQLAGLVTVTDIRRSIFQATNQEESLALGQQNLKAVCTTEILCAYEDEPVKAALERMAARDLPQLPVVTREQPRQVVGIIEKEQIALACNIAVTKDALQPYLPNL